CGCCGCAGCCTCGCGGTTAGTAGTTGTAGTTGTCGCCGTAGTTGTTCCCTGCTCAGTCCTTGGATGGGGATCTGTCAGGCGGGGTTACCCACTGGTGTAGCCTCGGTCAGATGTCTTCACACGGGGCTCCGATGCGCTTCGCTCCTTGGCATGACGTTGCTCCAGTGTCTCCTGGCCTTCCTGCAAATTTTTCTGCAGCTCCGCTGCGTGAGACACTGGTGTGGTCAGGGGTGGTGCCACCTGCATTGCTTCACCTGTGTCAGGCAGGATCCCCACACAGGTAGCCTGGTGTTGAAGCGTGGTCGGGCCGGGTTCAGATGTATATCTCCAGCCAAAAGCACCAGTAGAACTTCAGATGCATACGCTCTCTCTTGCCGTGATGGTAACCATGGTAAGCCAGAGTTTCTGTCACTCTGGCCTTTTGATGTCCAGATGGCATACAGAGTGAGGTGTCCATGTCCAGCATTAAAAGCTTGGTTTGTTCACCattgtttaaataaaccttGTTGCTTTTGCTGTGGGGTAAAAAGTTGTAGGTCCAAACACACATTAACaataaaaagctgtaaaataccAGGGGCATGAGTGGAGCCCAACAAACCACTCCTGCCCCCAGCAGCCATGTTGTCGCTGTAGCTTGGATTGGGGTCAGTGTAGAGCTTGAATCTGTGCTAATGATTTGCTCCAGCCCTGTAAAGACTAACAAGCCCATCAGAACCCCagctggttcagatggaggttccCCAATCTGATCTCTACTTGCagtttctttgttaaaatgtttaaaactgatCAACTTTTCCAGGACAGGGCTAAAGTTGTATGACTTTTTGTGGTAGCTGTGGAACATGAATAATGACGTTTTCTTCTCCCCACTAGTCCAAGTCCAGTCTAGAGATGATGGAGAGTCAGTCATGTGATGCTGAGCCACCGCCGCCTCCTAAACCGGAGCTGCGTTACCCTGGAGTCAGCAGGGGAAACACTGAGGGTACTCCAGTCCAAACCAGCTTctgatgtaaacacaaattcGACTATTGTCTGACTCGTTGTTTCACCTCCTTCCTGCAGACTGCAGCCTGCTGAACAAAgcccctcccacccccaccatGTACAAGTACCGGCCTACCTACAGCCCAGGAAAGAACCACACAGCACTGACGCATGCCTATGCTAACCAGGtactgttctggttctgatccgGTTgcccctgctgctgctttgtcaCTACAATCTAACTCGTCtccatctttgtttttccttttgatttCCTGTTGCCATCTTGGTTTGGTTTCTCAGTGGCTTACTGTTGATCAGTATCAGTAAGTGGTGATTCTGACAACATCCTCCCTCCACTTCTAGTCTCTGTTCTTCCCTGTTAGTTCTGGACCTGGCTCAGATCCTGAAAAGACCAGTTATTCCTGCTCTGCTGCACTGTTCAGAGTtaaaaaatggacttttaaTCAAGTTGGGCAACCGAGTAAATCAGGATTGGTGTTGTTGGTTCTGTTCAGTATTTGAGCCAACATGTGGTCCAGAACCTCCCATCTTATGGTCCAGTACAGATACTGCCCCCTCCACCACATCTTTTAAAACTAGTTTCATTTCCTTCCTGTAGATTTTCCCCTTTTGTTGTCATCCTGTAGCTCagatgaaatatttaaactcaTCAGACCTTCTGTTGTCTCAGTGACGTCCCTATAAACCAGGGATCCTCAGTCCTGGCACTCCAGGCCCCCGGTCTTGCAgactttccatgtttccctgctgtaacacacctgattcagattaatgactAAGTTACAGACTGGGAGCAGGTCAGGTCCATTTAATGTGACTAACATGGTGAGTCACAGTGGGAAActtgtaaaacctgcaggattgtggacCCTGCCCTGCCCTTCATATGCAGCAGAGAAAACTTCTACAACTGTAAACCGCCGggacacagacaggaagaaaaaaaggcgCATCAGGGAAATGTTTCAGGGATGTATacgtaaaaatgtttcaggGATGTATacgtaaaaatgtttcaggGATGTAtacgtaaaaatgtttcatggaTGTAtacgtaaaaatgtttcatggaTGTATacgtaaaaatgtttcaggGATGTATacgtaaaaatgtttcaggGATGTATacgtaaaaatgtttcaggGATGTATacgtaaaaatgtttcaggGATGTATacgtaaaaatgtttcaggGATGTAtacgtaaaaatgtttcatggaTGTATacgtaaaaatgtttcaggGATGTATacgtaaaaatgtttcaggGATGTATACGTTAAAATGTTTCAGGGATGTATACGTTAAAATGTTTCATGGATGTAtacgtaaaaatgtttcatggaTGTATacgtaaaaatgtttcaggGATGTAtacgtaaaaatgtttcatggaTGTATacgtaaaaatgtttcaggGATGTAtacgtaaaaatgtttcatggaTGTATacgtaaaaatgtttcaggGATGTATACGTTAAAATGTTTCAGGGATGTATACGTTAAAATGTTTCAGGGATGTATACGTTAAAATGTTTCAGGGATGTATacgtaaaaatgtttcaggGATGTATATGTAAAAATGAGCGTTAGGGGTACAAACGTGgataaaattgttggtacccttcggttaatgactcagtggtcacagaaataacttgaagattgatgagatttcattgtacctgcacagattccagacaccctgtaccagatgcagcaaagcagcccagaacataacagaacctcctccatgttccacagtagggacggtgttctttcttcatatgcttcatttctcCGTCTGGAAACATAGAGCTAATGTGttttggcaaaaagttccatttgtgtctcatctgtccataggacattctcccagaagctttgtggcttgtcagcatgtagtttgtcttttttatggtttgtttttaacaatggttcctccttggtcgtctcccattaagtcccaTTGGCTCAAACAAGGACGGATGCTGCGAtctgatgttccttcagcttgaagttcacctttaatctctttagaagtttttctgggctcttttgttaccgttcatATTATTCGTCTCTTtggtttgtcatcagttttcctcctgcagccacgtccagggaggttggctacagtcccatggatcttaaatttctgaataatatgtgcagctgtagccacaggaacatcaagctgcttggagatggtcttatagcctttacctttaacatgctggtctataaCTTTCTTTCTAacctcctgagacaactctttctttgcttcctctggtccatgttgagtgtggtacccaccatgtcaccaaacagcacagtgactacctgtagcctatatataggcccactgactggttacaagcttgtagacacctgtgatgctaattagtggacacacctggattaacacgtccctttggtcacattattttcagtcttttctaagGGTTCCATCATTTtagtccaggcctgtttcatgagtttattttttaaataattctgttgaaggatggttgaaaagcaacgtctgactttcagtggttaaatttcatagaagttttatttattatcactttagtcagattcaagttatttctgtgaccagtgtgagtttttcttttattaaccgAAGGGAACCAACAATTCTATCCACGTCTGTATGTGTGGTTAAGATGAAGACAGTTAAGatgctgaaataaaaactaaagaggaCGTGATGACAACAGAATCAGATTTCTGATAAAATCCCATGGTGGGTTCCAGATCAGTCTCAGAccaaatttaatttcttatttggttttatcTATCTTATTTCGGCGACGTAAGCAAAACACACTCGGACAGTTTTGATGAGCTGACTGAATGTgtggtttccatggcaacgtGGGCAAAACCTGCTCTAAGAGTGATTCTGAATACAGGAAGCCTGATTCTAGTTCGAGTGATTGAACAGGGACCAGTACTGgatctgtttttcttcatgatACAGCCGCTAATGGTGGGGAGGGGTTGCTATTCCTTGGTGTAAACACCAGGGGGGGCTGTAATGCTGCAGAATTGAAACTCTTATGACTCTTATTCTGCTGTTTCTCCCCCCAGTTAAGTCGAGGTGAGAGTGTCGGCAGTGCCAGggactcctcctcctccacctcctccctcctccaagCCAGCCAGCAGCCTGGTTTCCGCTCGCAGCCCAGTCTGGACCGGAGGGAGGCTTCATCAGACAGAGTGGGGGGGACCGCTGGAGGGGAGAGGagggaaggaggagggggggggatCCCTGGCTACTCCCTGGGTGGGCGCTCCTACCCCTCCTTTTCAGATCCCACCGTCCTTTCCGGAGTGGCATCTCGATCTTCCAGCTCCACCCACACCTCAGCGGGCGCCGCCCACATCTCCGAGGCAACGACCACCTCTGCCAGCTTCAAAAGTTTAGCCAATCAGACACCACCACCTCACCATCCGTCTCGTAATGGCAGCTTGTCCTACGACAGTTTATTGGCCGGGGGAGATGAGTTTGACAAAGGCAGGGTGTCTGGTCCTGCAGCCCCTGATGTTCCTTCTGGGAGACCCTGTACACCAGCGACAGGCAGCTACGGTTCTTCCTTCCTGTCCCAGCAGAGAGACGCCGACATCCAGTCCCAGTCCTCCCAGTCcccccatcaccaccaccacacctcacaccaccaccaccccttcCTTCaccgctcctcctcctctaccacctcctcctccccacCTCCTCCCCCAGAGAGGGAACGCCTGCTGGTggagccccaccccggggccaaTCAGATATCCTCAGCCCCACCCCCCCcacaccaccatcaccatcaccaccaccaccaccactctcaccatcaccaccaccactccTCCCACGCTCCTCGCTTCACTGCCCCACAGCCCCACCACGCCTATCCTTACCGCACACGCTCTACAGACACCCCCCTGGGCCCCTCCTCCACCACCCACCCTACCCACTCCccacaccccccaccccttggCAAGTCGCTCTCCTACTCGAGCGCTGCCGCCGCCGAAATGCAGTACCGGCTGGTCCGCAAGGCGTCGGCGTCGGCTGGAGCCAACGCAGCGggggcaggaggaggaggagcaataCCGGCACCAAAGTGAGTATGaccttcatcttcatcaggacGACTGGTTTGCTGCTAACGCTGAAACCCACCTGCCCGCCTGACTgactgctcctcttcctcctcctcttcctcctcctgccaGATTTCCTGTGagttcctcctccttttcccttTACTCATCTTCATCTGTTGTGCACCTCCTCCTGTCTCATGTCATTACCATCGAACACGTATGTGACGTGTTTAGATCTGACATCCGTGTTCTTTCTGTGTCTGACGGTTTGCATGACGGCTGTTTCATCTTCATGTTTCTGCTATTACCAGGTCAGTGTCTCGTTATGTCTCATCTGTTCAGGATCCAGCCCTTTACAAACACGAGTCAAAGCTTATTAAAATCCACTAAATAAAGATCTGGTACAAGATCATGCGTTGACCCGGGTCCTCACATCTAATCCTGAGCttagcaaagcagactacaggcGGCGTATGcaggaaaaacaggaaatgcagCACACAGATCCCACGCCTATTttagaatcaactctaaagttggtGCACGTGGGAACGCCTTGCCTAgaacaggttttatctggtgggGGCGGAGTGGTCATCACCAggtcagaaaggtggaggagggcagcaggtaGAGATGCTATCAACGCCGTGTCAGAGGAAGACGCC
The Melanotaenia boesemani isolate fMelBoe1 chromosome 4, fMelBoe1.pri, whole genome shotgun sequence genome window above contains:
- the LOC121638786 gene encoding palmitoyltransferase ZDHHC5-A-like isoform X2 — protein: MPPGLTHPIQPFWIYSHCIVYLRCPWLSERFSVAVPIYNGAIFLFVLANFCMATFMDPGIFPRAEEDEDKEDDFRAPLYKTVEIRGIQVRMKWCSTCRFYRPPRCSHCSVCDNCVEDFDHHCPWVNNCIGRRNYRYFFLFLLSLTAHIMAVFGFGLLFILYHQQNIDRLHAIVTLAVMCVAGLFFIPVAGLTGFHVVLVARGRTTNEQVTGKFRGGVNPFTNGCWKNVTRVLCSSQAPRYLGRKKCVQSVSVQPPFLRPQLTEAQLAAKILDNGIQGDLHRSKSSLEMMESQSCDAEPPPPPKPELRYPGVSRGNTEDCSLLNKAPPTPTMYKYRPTYSPGKNHTALTHAYANQLSRGESVGSARDSSSSTSSLLQASQQPGFRSQPSLDRREASSDRVGGTAGGERREGGGGGIPGYSLGGRSYPSFSDPTVLSGVASRSSSSTHTSAGAAHISEATTTSASFKSLANQTPPPHHPSRNGSLSYDSLLAGGDEFDKGRVSGPAAPDVPSGRPCTPATGSYGSSFLSQQRDADIQSQSSQSPHHHHHTSHHHHPFLHRSSSSTTSSSPPPPPERERLLVEPHPGANQISSAPPPPHHHHHHHHHHHSHHHHHHSSHAPRFTAPQPHHAYPYRTRSTDTPLGPSSTTHPTHSPHPPPLGKSLSYSSAAAAEMQYRLVRKASASAGANAAGAGGGGAIPAPKDELIQMKPLNRTNGSQSFSPSSSSCSAPSSPSRPMTAPARPVTTRPSVALPQSTTHKPQGSGVKKVTGVGGTTYEISV
- the LOC121638786 gene encoding palmitoyltransferase ZDHHC5-A-like isoform X3, with amino-acid sequence MPGSSSKSGGRGASSSPLPHAVVPPSRPLRPSRYVPVSAATFFLVGSTTLFFCFTCPWLSERFSVAVPIYNGAIFLFVLANFCMATFMDPGIFPRAEEDEDKEDDFRAPLYKTVEIRGIQVRMKWCSTCRFYRPPRCSHCSVCDNCVEDFDHHCPWVNNCIGRRNYRYFFLFLLSLTAHIMAVFGFGLLFILYHQQNIDRLHAIVTLAVMCVAGLFFIPVAGLTGFHVVLVARGRTTNEQVTGKFRGGVNPFTNGCWKNVTRVLCSSQAPRYLGRKKCVQSVSVQPPFLRPQLTEAQLAAKILDNGIQGDLHRSKSSLEMMESQSCDAEPPPPPKPELRYPGVSRGNTEDCSLLNKAPPTPTMYKYRPTYSPGKNHTALTHAYANQLSRGESVGSARDSSSSTSSLLQASQQPGFRSQPSLDRREASSDRVGGTAGGERREGGGGGIPGYSLGGRSYPSFSDPTVLSGVASRSSSSTHTSAGAAHISEATTTSASFKSLANQTPPPHHPSRNGSLSYDSLLAGGDEFDKGRVSGPAAPDVPSGRPCTPATGSYGSSFLSQQRDADIQSQSSQSPHHHHHTSHHHHPFLHRSSSSTTSSSPPPPPERERLLVEPHPGANQISSAPPPPHHHHHHHHHHHSHHHHHHSSHAPRFTAPQPHHAYPYRTRSTDTPLGPSSTTHPTHSPHPPPLGKSLSYSSAAAAEMQYRLVRKASASAGANAAGAGGGGAIPAPKFPG
- the LOC121638786 gene encoding palmitoyltransferase ZDHHC5-A-like isoform X1 encodes the protein MPGSSSKSGGRGASSSPLPHAVVPPSRPLRPSRYVPVSAATFFLVGSTTLFFCFTCPWLSERFSVAVPIYNGAIFLFVLANFCMATFMDPGIFPRAEEDEDKEDDFRAPLYKTVEIRGIQVRMKWCSTCRFYRPPRCSHCSVCDNCVEDFDHHCPWVNNCIGRRNYRYFFLFLLSLTAHIMAVFGFGLLFILYHQQNIDRLHAIVTLAVMCVAGLFFIPVAGLTGFHVVLVARGRTTNEQVTGKFRGGVNPFTNGCWKNVTRVLCSSQAPRYLGRKKCVQSVSVQPPFLRPQLTEAQLAAKILDNGIQGDLHRSKSSLEMMESQSCDAEPPPPPKPELRYPGVSRGNTEDCSLLNKAPPTPTMYKYRPTYSPGKNHTALTHAYANQLSRGESVGSARDSSSSTSSLLQASQQPGFRSQPSLDRREASSDRVGGTAGGERREGGGGGIPGYSLGGRSYPSFSDPTVLSGVASRSSSSTHTSAGAAHISEATTTSASFKSLANQTPPPHHPSRNGSLSYDSLLAGGDEFDKGRVSGPAAPDVPSGRPCTPATGSYGSSFLSQQRDADIQSQSSQSPHHHHHTSHHHHPFLHRSSSSTTSSSPPPPPERERLLVEPHPGANQISSAPPPPHHHHHHHHHHHSHHHHHHSSHAPRFTAPQPHHAYPYRTRSTDTPLGPSSTTHPTHSPHPPPLGKSLSYSSAAAAEMQYRLVRKASASAGANAAGAGGGGAIPAPKDELIQMKPLNRTNGSQSFSPSSSSCSAPSSPSRPMTAPARPVTTRPSVALPQSTTHKPQGSGVKKVTGVGGTTYEISV